The following nucleotide sequence is from Phoenix dactylifera cultivar Barhee BC4 unplaced genomic scaffold, palm_55x_up_171113_PBpolish2nd_filt_p 000701F, whole genome shotgun sequence.
TATAGTCCCATATAGTATTGAGATCTAGTTTCTTAACATGCCAAAAACAGTTGGAACTAATTTGCATCTTTAGAAACTCTCCATTTGCAAATATTACTCAAAAGACATGTCTTCTACCTTGTTCTTGGTGGTAGAAGAATCAAATGATGTCTTCGCTCAAACTGTAGTTCCCTAACCTGCAGGTCCACCCATGCTCGAGCAAGCCACTCCCAAGTGATCCTCCATACTTTTGGTACTAGAGCAAAGGTACCTGCTCTGTTTGTCATCCTTTTATTCATCCAAAGACCCCCTTCCCTCcttcaaacaaaaaaagaaaagaaaagaaaacttatTTAAACACCCTTTTCATAATTTTCTCTTTTATATAATGCTACATAATGCGATCCCATACCCAATCAAACAATACTATGTCCCTACACGTTGGTAATGAAGCGGCTTCATGGCTGATCAATGGACTTGGTCTTTTCCATTTCATTTCAAACTTGCTGCAGGATAgatttttctttacttttggaCAGTGGCCGCTGGTTCTATCTGTTACTGAAAGATTATTGCTGGATTTTGTTGTAATGTTAATGGGCAGCTAGTGACCTGCAACATTACTGTTTGATTCCAGCTCATGACTTTTTAaaacaattctttttttttattaataactgaaccttttgaactcatTGTGATATTAGGATTTTACATTCTCGTTTTTGGCATAATTCACACACCTTGCGGTAACTTGCATTGCTGTCTGTTGGTAAGCTGCATATATAGTAATTTCGTGCTTTTAGCATTACAGCTCGCGCATGATGTCTGACATTTGtatattcttttcttcttgtcATTTCATTGATAGAGATGAAGATTATGTTGGAATTGTTAAAGCAACTGAATACTGATATAACAGCagaggaagaaaagagggcAGCACAAACTCAAACTGGTGAGGCACCTAATGTATCGGACAATATCATGGCACAGAAAAGACCTCAAGGAGCAAAGGTTACGGAGGTAACAGAATTTGCAAAGCAACTGGAAGAAGTGGTTCAGGAGACTTACATGATTGGTGGATCTCCAGTTGGTTGGAACTTTCTTGTTTACCCTGGAAGTAAACCACTTTATTATGGTGTAACAAAAGCCAATGTTCTGGCACGCCGAGCTGCCAAGTAAAATGCAATCTGATGTCAGTTTCAAACTTTGATGAGAGAATCTGGAACTCACCAGCTTGCACGAACCAGGCAAATCAAGTAACCAACTGCTGAAAGCCTGAAATCAGTGGGATATAGAAACTCGAGGGATGATGTCATGTGTCTGTCAAATTTGGGGAGTTGTAGTTAGTCTTCAATCATGAAGAATCATATCATATTTATGCCTTCTCTGTACTTTTGGCATTTTAAGAGAGTCAAAGAAGGCATCCCTTCCTCTGTCTTATGTAACCCTCTCATGTACTTCATGCGAACCTGTAAAATGTTGATACTATGATACTGAGTTTGCATCATTCCAACTTTTATTAGAACGTGGTTTCAAATTTTGGTTCATATGCAGCTGGTTTATGTGGTAGCATGAACTGTGGGAAATCTGGATATGCATGATAAATATAAACTGGTGCTTGTAATATCGTATATTTGTACCCGGAGTCAGGTGTGAGCCTTTTTTCCCATGTAGCAGCTGGAGTTTCAGTTTGTTCGACGGATGTTTGAGCTTGTTAATGCAGGTCTTTTGCGAGGGGCTTCCATCAGGACTTAGCTGGATAACTTGCATGGTGTTACGTTTAAGATGTCTGGATGTGATCTATTATATTGAGagtttatgatattatttttcctTGTAAGATTTGGATTACTTGAAAGTGCCAGCTTTATCTGCTGGTAAAGTTATTGGTTGTATAATTCCTTGG
It contains:
- the LOC120106947 gene encoding uncharacterized protein LOC120106947 isoform X1, with the translated sequence MEERGNLSPNQNANPNPPNQEAGAPPAAAAAPPAKKRKLEDGGFRNTPYYKIRSLVRDLRPLFLELLQTPDFRNSKAAHDIRNQMKIMLELLKQLNTDITAEEEKRAAQTQTGEAPNVSDNIMAQKRPQGAKVTEVTEFAKQLEEVVQETYMIGGSPVGWNFLVYPGSKPLYYGVTKANVLARRAAK
- the LOC120106947 gene encoding uncharacterized protein LOC120106947 isoform X2 → MEERGNLSPNQNANPNPPNQEAGAPPAAAAAPPAKKRKLEDGGFRNTPYYKIRSLVRDLRPLFLETPDFRNSKAAHDIRNQMKIMLELLKQLNTDITAEEEKRAAQTQTGEAPNVSDNIMAQKRPQGAKVTEVTEFAKQLEEVVQETYMIGGSPVGWNFLVYPGSKPLYYGVTKANVLARRAAK